Below is a genomic region from Gadus chalcogrammus isolate NIFS_2021 chromosome 19, NIFS_Gcha_1.0, whole genome shotgun sequence.
TCCACAGACTGAATGCcaagaaagaaatataaaaattatgcaataaacaatatacaaataaaatagaaaaaagctGCAACAATATAGAATATACAATTTACAAGATAAATAGAAGAGCAGCAACTTaatgaaataatacatttaagttaaaataaataaaataaaacggaaTGGTGCAAATCCAAGAAAGTGTGCCGTAGTGACGGGGCAAAATGTAAACAGTGGCAGCAGTCCTGaggtagaataataataataacaacagacTCCTATCTGTTGTTAAGGAGTCTGAGGGCAGTGGGGAAGAAAGAGTTCTTTAGTCTGGTTGTTTTTGACTGCATACTTCTGTACCTCCGTCCTGAGGGTAGAAGTGTAAACAGTCCatgctgggggtgggtggggtcctTGAGTATGGAGGCAGCTCTCCTGTGGACTCTGTGGTGGTAGATGCTCTGCAGAGAGGGCAGTGGGGTTCTGATGATCTTCTCTGCAGTCTTTACCACTCTCTGCAGTCGTCTGCGGTCCAAAGCGCTGCCGTACCAGACGGTGATACAGCCGGTCCAGATGCTCTCAACAATGCAGCTGTAGAAGTTTCTGAGGATCTCAGGTGACATGCCAAacttcctcagcctcctcaggAAGTACAGCCGCTGTTGTGATTTCTTAACCAGCTGTGTGGTGTTGAGTGTCCAAGTCAGCTCGTCGCTGATGTGGACGCCGAGGTACTGGAAGCTGCTAACCCTCTCTACTTCAAGCTCCCCGATGAACAGTGGCCGATGAAGACTCCTTTTCTTCCTCATGTCCACCATCATCTCCTTGGTCTTGTCCTTGTTGAGGGTGAGGTTATTGTCCTCACACCATGACACCAGACACCACCTCCCTCCTGTAGGCCGCTTCCTCATACAATGAAACTCCAAAATATTGTGGCGTGCAGCTTTAACGTTTTACTACCTGGTTCAGGAAATGAACAAGATAGTAACAGAAAGTACTGCTCTTTTATTGTGGCTGCTCTGATGATATATCTTGCATCGTGGGTGCTCTGCacaattgttagtgctcctGATGGTTGCTAAGGTGTTCCTGAGGGTTGCTAGGGTGTTCTAAGTCGATGTTATGGTGTTTGGTGGCTACAATGTTCTGTATGGTTTCTGCTGTGAGCTTGATGGTTGTTAAGCTTTTCTAGGTGTTTTTATGGTGTTTAATGTGGTTGCTAAGGTGTTCTAGCTGGTTGCTAGGGTGTTCTATGAGATTGCTGGGATGTTCCTTGTTGTTTCTATGTGGTTTTCTATTGTGTTTTGGCTGGTTGCAAGTGTGTTCTGGTTATTGCTTTAGTGTTCGAATGTCACAGACACCTTGGCTCAAAGGTAAGGACATAGGGAGGCAGACACCGACCGTCGGGTAACGTTTTAAATAATAATCCTAATTTATTTACACATAATTACATAAGTCAGTAAAAAAGCAAGCAAAGGTAAAGTTGGAAGCAAGCAAAGGTAAAGTTAAGTGTCATGCACGTTAGCAAAGTGTAAGTGTAATGCATAAAGAACAGGCATTGGGATCTGCTGCAGCCAGCCTTCAATAGCGTCAGGCCAGAGCAGGTCAGAGAGGCTGAGTAAGGCCACTGGACACAGTCTTTATTCCGGCAGCCATAAACACGGAGCCACGCCCCTCATTAGCACCGGaactctccagctcctcctgcaggtCGAAGTGCATTGGACAAGAGACATGACCAAACAGCAACAATACGCCTAGTGCTCAAGAGCACCatacaggcagagggagggagaggcgtaACGCTCCACGGCACAGCAAAGCCAAGGCGTCACATCTAGATGGTTGCTATGTTGTTCTGGGTGGTGGCTCAGGTGTTGCTAGGTGCTAGGTTGCTAGGTGGTCCCCGAGGGTTTATGTGTTTTTAGATGGTTGCTAGGGTTTCAAGGTGGCTGCCACAGTATAGGTTCTGGGTCAGTGGTTCCAAACCTTTTCTGACCCACGAAAATCGTTTAAGTGTTCATCGCGGCCAACGTCCAAccgtaattaattaattaagtaatACGGGAGCCATACAGTGCGTAGTCAGGGGCTGGTCAGAACAATCATATGGATTATTATCATACATACTGCTGAGGTGTAAATAGAGCGACTTTACACAGAGGTTGTATCAGGTATCAACTTTACTAGGTGTCTCCCAAAACATTCACAGCGATGTAGCTGTCAACAGATAACATTGCAACAAGGTCTGAATATAATAATGACTCGCACAagatttccccccctcccccccttcaaaGGGCATAAACATAGGTAGGCTGCTAGACACGTGCATAGCCATTAGGCAAGCTTTGTGCTAACTAAAAGTCAGTAACAGTCCCTGAGACAACCCGGCCGGGCCTGAGCCCGAGCAGCCGGGGCACCCAATCCAGGACTGGGAAAGATGTCCTGGTCAAGCCGTCTGTAGTGGAGGGCTGCTCAATAGAGAGCGGTTGAGTCTCTCCACGCCCTCGTTTGTCTCAGGGTGATATAAGGCCGTGCGGATGTGCTCGATGCCCCTCACAAAAAAAGGCTCCCCAGAGATGATATGCGGACTGATGTCTTTGTGATGGGTGTAGGGGTCCCTCACTGCTGTAGGGGTCCCCCACCAGGCGAAAAGTGAACTCAAGaagtttgtggtggtggtggtgacggacaGAGCCACCTCTGACCACCTACACTGAAGGGTGTAGACCCCCATAAGGAAGCGGTGATTGTGTGGGACACCATGGAGCCGTCCCTGTAAATGACCAGCTTAAGATGCTCCTAGATATCTGCTGGCCGTCACAGCGGCTGTATCGGTGGTGGCACAGGAGGTCCGGttctcccacacacagggcGGGCTGTACAGTCTTCCACCAGGGTCTCGATTTCCCGGTCGATGTGGGGAGCAGAGCCTTCTGTGTGGGTCTGGTGGTCCATTCATGGGCTACTGCTCACATGCCCGTACACATGCTAGGGCCTCCCCCGCTCGGCGTCCTTCTGTTGGGCCGAGCTCAGGGCCCCAGAGGTGAAGGCGATGAGCCGCGGTGGAGCTGAGACAGTGCCGCCCCTAGGGTTGTACTGGAGGCATCCCCAGTGGTGATGATCCACTGCCTCACATACTGGGAGGCAGTCCAGCAACTGAAGGCCCAGTTCATCCCACCGCCTGTGCTCTCCCATTTTCCCAAGCCCACTGGTCCATGTCAACACGTCCTTCTTTAACAACCCGTGCAGCGGGCGCGGTCGTGGCGCACAGGGAGTAGGCAATCATTCCCAGAAATGAGGCGATTTGGGCGGGGCTGGAGGGGAGCTGCTGTACCGCCTCCACGTCTGTTTGGAGTAGAGGACGACTCTCAGCTGTCAGGCAGAACCGACTCAACGCCGGGGACAGAGAACACACATCTGTAGCTATTGAGGGTGAGATGGTGACTGGCGAGCACGTCAAGGAAGCGACGGAAGACTTCATTGTGGAGGGCCTTGGCCATTTCGTCACAAAGGGCATCAGTGATTAGGAGGGGCTGGTGGTCGGAAGCTGAAGAGCAACCCTTGGCTCAACATGTTTCCTACCTTAAATGTTATATCGTGACTAGCTTACTTGGTTTAAGCATTTTACAGTTTttcaaaatacatattttttctttGCAGTGTTTTGGGGGCACCATTATCAaacatttgtattgttttgagCAAATTTGGATATCAATGTATTGCCTAATACAAATATAATGGTGTCATCAATTCATcattatgattatgatgatggtCCTAATTGTGGGGCCCTCTTTGCAGCTGGTGACGCGCGTGGCGGGAGCAGTGGCCCTCTGTAGTGAGGGCTGTATGAGCGACACAGCGTTTTGAATCTAGCCCGACTACTAATGACCGCACTGATAAAACCAACGCCTACAGGCCCACATCAATGTTGGACTAACACACATTAAGGATGCAGATCCTTCCTTTTTACTGTGCCTGATGCTAGGCACTATCCATTTGATTATCACCTCGAGTCCGTCCAGTGCACTGATCTGATGCTGCTACGTCTGGTAACCCTTTTTCACCACGGGGTTATTTTCCCTCAGTAAATATTTACGTTCTGCGTCTGGCAGATCCAGAGTCAAGGGGCCTGGTCATGACTGTGATCTATCAGCGGTCTACGTTGTGCTGCTCTGGGTTTAGACGGGGTTGAGATGGGGCTGTGTGGCAGTAGGCCCTGGGGTTTGTTGTAGGAGGAATCTCCACCACAGCCAGTCCTCTCCGTCCTCCGTCTGCGACTGTGTCACagtcctccactctctctttttTATCTGGCTGCTACTCCATACTTtccctgtttgtgtatgtgtgtgtgtgtgtgtctctctctctttcactctctggtctctctctggctctctctctctggctctctctctctctctctctctctctctctctctcgctctcttgcttcctctaacgctctctctctccctctctctctctctctctctctctctctctctctatctgtgtttctctctctctctctctctctctctctctctctctctctctctctctctctctctcctctctctctctctctctctctctctctctctctctctctctctctctctctctctctctctctctctctctcacttgcttcctctcttgctctctctcactctctctccccctctgacctctgacagGATGGGATGTTGTATAAACACATTTGTCTGGGAAGTACAGGCTTACACGCATatcacacacatcagcacagcacacacccacactaccCTTCTGGATGGCCCCTTCCGGGAGGCATGACTCACATCTCTATCCAGTATACAGCCCGGTCTGGTctgatcctccccccccccggtcagaGGGGCGTGGACCCCGACGGGGCTTCCTACTGGAGGACCTCCCTGACCCCAGGTGGACTGCTGTGGCTTTGCCACGAGCGGCTCCGAGTGTGCCAATCCTGTGGACCTGCTGAGCGTGTCTGGGGGCCGGACCCCAGAGGGCCCGTGTAGCTGGTCCCACAGACACTGAGGCATCCACTACACGTCCTCCTTCACGGACACCTGCGGCCGTTCTCCGGAAAGACGGAGCCACAGGACAGACGGCGTGACGGCGGCTCCAAGGCCGTGACCGCGAGGGGACGTACACTGCACCACAGCTCAGCAGGGTGACTATACATTCTGCTTTATGATCTCCGCTCTTCTACTTCCTTCTCTGGTGTTCTCTTATCTTGTTGTTTCTATTgtgtccttcccccccccctcatctccttATCCCTTTCTTCttgtctctcttcttctcttcacttctcttttattattttatatttgctCCTTTTTCCACTCTAATCTTCTCCTTTCTACTTTCCTTAATTGTTCtattctcttttcctctctagTCTTGTTACTCTTTCTCCGCTCATCTCtacttttcctctctctcttgtgattctatcttctcctcttctccttcaatGTTCTTCTTTTCAGTACTTTTCTTCTCGACAACTTGGGAATTGGAGGCAGAACTACCACAAAGATGAGCCGTGTAtattaaacacaaaacattttgGTTTGTCTTGTTTTAGATGCAGTTAACTCCTAAATAAAATGTTCTTGATTATTATGGCTTTATCAAAGGATAACTTATGGATCTCTGTCGTTTTTCCATCACTTTGGGTCTAAGATACGAATGTGAACAACCATCTGTGAGAGTGGTCCAGTGTTGAGGGAGAACGCTGCAGACGCTGTCCATGAATCAGGCTGCACGGATCCTTTGGGGCTATGGCACCCCATAATGTACGTCCTCTGACAGTGCTTGTTTCTTCCACCGCTCAGATGGTTATTACAAGCGTTTGACAGAATTATGTAAATGATCCCTACAGAGAAATACCACTTTAGTCTTTACCTTTGGCCTGATCTGATCTGTTTGTAATCATGTGTTACCAGGTCACGCTCACGCAGAAGTCTCCAGACGGTACGGAGCAGCTGTAGGATTCAGTTCTGAAGTGGAAGAGCACTTTTTGGCACCACACTGGCCAGAGTTTGTTGTATTGGACTACAGAAAGCGTAGCTTCATGTTCTCTTAAGAATTGGGGTGAAGGAGGGTTGAGATTTCCCTCCTCCCGCTCAACTCTTCAGAATGAGAGATCTTTTCATTAATGTTGTCAGACACTAATAATAACATGAAGAAGTATTATCAGATCATAGTGCAAGTTTCAAGTGTGTTCTATAGTTCTCGTCCTATGCTTTATTCAGGCGAGGTGGATAAATTACGTGATGAACGCTCAACATATTTATCAACTAAAAGTGGGGGTCAGATGTCTGGCGCCAGGGAAAATGTGTCCTCAGCTAACAGAGGGAACAACATGATGCAACACCATATCTACATTTCTCAACAAACAATCTGAGCCTGTCGGTGGCAAGAACAACAACTTTTAGAATTTAGAGGATGTACATTGATGGCTCGCTGTTGCTTGAAATTGGAACATTGCAGCTTGTTTCGCAGGTTACGGCTTGAGCAGTGACATATtatatcaccaggtgtgagtgttattagccgttacaagccgttttgaaaatatgcctcttctgacatcacaagtgggcttgtccacctagatgtgtgctggatagtcTACCAatctacccagtggactgtcgCAAACTTTGcttatctatccgtcatacatctaggtggacacgccaacttgtgttgtgatgtgtgaaGAGGCcgtttttcaaaacggcttgtagctgctaatcacactcacacctggtggtataatatgtcacctttaaagtcTTTGTTAAATACTGGACAAATTTAAAAAATGGTTGTCCGCAATACTCCCAATGCACTCCGAAATTATGGGAAAACAGAGTCCAGGTAAAACAAAATCCTTCAACGGTTGAACAAAAGGTAAACATTGTTGCAGCACAGACCAGTGAGAATGTATCTTGTTATggaaatatgtcttgttttgtgTCCAATCACAAACCCTTATTTTGGTTGATTCTGTCAGGCTTCTGGTGGATGACATCTTGATCATTTGTCATTTAACGAAGATACAATTCCTGAGGGGTTCAGCTATAGAGCTATTTCTGTAGCAACCTGCATTTTCCTTATAAATGTGTCATGGAAATTGCTAGGAACAGGTACACAATTTGCCTAAGCTAACATTGAACAACAATTACAACGTCTCATATTGTTGTTCAATGGCCCTCACGTTTCCCTCAGGCCTGTACGCCTAGCAGAAAGAGTTCTTTGATGTTAAGCCAGGAATCAAAGCGTGTTTCATTTTGACCCTATTTAATAACATGGATTAGGCTCCAGAAGTGCTTGTTCCGTCTAAGGTGTCATTACGAGGTTTCCCCATCCCCACGCCCAAAGACTGGTTTGAAGAATTAAATTCATTAAAGGGggcatatcataccaccaggtgtgagtgtgattagccattgaaaacggcttgtaatggctaatcacaccactcacacctggtggtatgataggtcccctttaagtgcTAAAGATGTGTGATGCaatgcaaataaaaacaatgctcattattttatatttaattattaattgtgtttattgtttcggtctgtctgtctctctgtctgtctccatcaaTCTATCCAGCAGTCATCTAAAtggtgtgtgtataatatattttttcacgTTGACAAAATAATACAGaacacatttatattttaacGTTGGTTACTATCTCTACATGAGTATATATCATTTATACGAAGGCAGTATGTAGATCCGgtttatatataatttatatatatatatatatatatataatatatatatatatatatatatatatatatatatatatatatatatatatatatatatatatatatatatatatatatatgtatatgtatatataaatatatacaaatttGTATTACAGTTCAACAGCATTTGGCAATAAACATGGTATAAGGGCCATGTTTTAGTCCtgatcgcagcgacccgggttagAGTCCTGCTTGTAGTCCTTTgatgcatgtcctcccctctctctccaatactttcctgtctatctcactctatcataaagcataacaatttaacaaattaataaaaataaacgtGATATAAAAGATTCAGGTGAAAGCGTAATTCCaggcaggggtcaccaacaaatTCAATAGTATGTCTCATAATGGGGGAGGCCCCTTGTGCGTCATAGCCTTTAAAGCCCGGAGGTCCTcagctcactctcactctcacgctCACTCTCGAACTGCGGAAACTTTTCTCATTCTCCACGAACGGTCGGACTtcacacacatcaccaccatGCTGAGGAGTGACGTGTTCTCCTGTTTCGTGTTCTACGCTGTGCTTCTCATTTTAAAGATGTACCTTTTAGCGATCCTGACAGGACAGCTCCGGCTCCGGAAAAAGGTGAGCAGGGTTCCTCTGCAACCGctttacaaatacaaaaaatacaaataactaACGAAAACCAACCCTATGTAGCAGAGATTACTGTATTTATGGGAGATTAATAGCTACTTTTTTGGATTCCAGGCTTTTGCGAACCCAGAAGACGCGGTGAGACATGGTGGTCTTGAGTTCTTCAGAGAGGACCCAGACGTGGAGCGCTGCAGAAGGTGTGGTTTGAGTCTGTTGTCAGACCAGTAGAATGACTGCTAATAGCCTACTGTCACCGTGAGACAGACCATTGGCTTACTCAAGTACCCTCTGGAATGGATGGGAACAGATCGTTGTACCTAAAAATATTACAATGCAACCCTATAAAGTTTGACAGTTCTGCCGAAGGGTTATTTTTAAGTCTTGATTAAGTTATAATATAATTAGTTGATATAAATTTGGACTACTACTTTTACTTTGTCCAATGTTTAATACCAGTATTCTTATATGGCATACAGTGATTTGTACAGTATGTCTGTCGATTGGAGATTGCatttttattatgttattacatTTCCAACACTTTAAATCTCGCAACATTGGTTTGATTCTAACTTTGTTAAATAGATGGACTTGATATCTGGTGTCACACCTATTGGTCCTTTGTTCAACTGCTGTCTGATCAATCATAGCTGAGCAGATGTGAGGGGTTAACCCACAAAATCAGGGGTTAGTTCTGTTTAGGAAATGGTTCTGGGGAGTACAGAAGTAGAGAGTCAATTATGTCAATCCAATGA
It encodes:
- the ptges gene encoding prostaglandin E synthase — translated: MSHNGGGPLCVIAFKARRSSAHSHSHAHSRTAETFLILHERSDFTHITTMLRSDVFSCFVFYAVLLILKMYLLAILTGQLRLRKKAFANPEDAVRHGGLEFFREDPDVERCRRAHLNDLENILPFLFLGAVYSLTGPSLPVARLHFLVFLLCRVLHSAAYLLALTPPTRSVAYVLGQVPCVSMALQVLVAVVPYA